The segment TGTCGCCGGAAGGAATCGGATTCGTCGATGACGGATTCAGATATTGCGACCCGCCGGGGCGAAGGGGCGATCGACGGAATCGGAACTACCGTCGTGCGAGCATGCCCATGTTCGTCGACCGTCAGCCTCACCTTCTGTGCGTGGTCGACCGTCAGAAAAGCAGCGCACTTGTCCAGAACCGTCGAACGCACGGCAGCCGTATCTATCGGGATCCCGAAATGGTCCGCCGACTTCTTGAGCCGCACCATATGGCTGTCCAGATGCGCGACTCCACGGTCAAACCGCATCGTTTCGATCAGTTTGAAGGCCTCGCTCATGACGTATGCGTGTCGAGGAGAAAGCGGGTCTTGATGAGGCACTCTTCGTACTCGGCCTCAGCTACCGAGTCCCACACTACACCGCTTCCAGTGCCCATGGTGAGCACCGAACCGTCGATGGTGATCGTGCGGATCGCCACATTGAACGTCGCATTCTCATCAGGCCCGACAAACCCCACGGCTCCACAGTAGACCCCGCGCGGGATGCTCTCGATTTCCCGGATAAGCTCCATGGCACGAATCTTCGGAGCTCCCGTGACCGAGCCGGACGGAAAGAGCGCCCTGAACACGTCGGCATATTTCGCGTCGGAGCGGAGTTGTCCTTCGACCGTGGACGTCATCTGAATGACCGTCGGATACGTCTGGATTCCAAAGAGATCCGACACGATTACCGAGCCCGGCTCGCAGCACATCGAGAGGTCGTTCCTGAGCAGATCGACAATCATGAGATTCTCGGCCCTGTTCTTGGGATCGAGCCTGAGCTTTTCCGACAATCGGGCGGCTTCGCCGCTGTCCACTCCGGCCGGCGCAGTTCCCTTCATCGGCCGGGTCACAATCCTCGTTCCGTCCCGCGTAAAGAACAGCTCCGGGGACAGGCTGAGAATCGTCTGCGCATCTGTCTGGATGTACGCGGCATAAGGAACGGGCTGCCGGCGACGCAACGTCTCGTACAGAACCATCGGATCGCCCTCGAACTCAGCGCGCATCGGTGCGGTATAGTTTATCTGATAGACATCTCCTTCCCGGATATGATTGCGTATTGAGGCAATCGAAGCGAGGTAGTCACTTTTGCCGACGCCGAGCTCCGAAGCTCGAATCGAAAACGAACCTGCGACGGATCGGCGACCCAGCAGGTCCGATAGCAATTCGCCGGAGACTTCCCTTGCGTCATCGTAAACACCGAACCAGACCAGGTCTCCATCCGCTTTCGAATCCTGGAAACGGAGCTCAAGGCCGTAACCCGCTTCGTACGCGATAAACCCGGCCACCCACTTGCCGGCATCGACGTATTCGTCCACCAGGGCAAGTGCGGCGGGCACCGAATGCACGTCCTTCGCGACGATGTGGTTCGACGGACGTGAAAACAGGAGAGTCGTACGGCCCAGATTGTCGGGAAGAATCGTATCCAACAACACCGTTCCCGGTTCAGCCAGATGCCCGATCAGATTGTCATCCGCCATGCGTGAATGGTCGCGTGCGTGATATGTCTTATTGATGAATACAATGCGGTATCTTGCCGCGGGAGAATCTCCCTGCCCCCGGCAGCATTACAGAGCGCTTTTCCGGCATATAGACGGTGGGCGCAGACCGGCACGATACACCCCGTCTGGATACACAATCAGGATACGATTAATGCAGAGAGAGCACAAAAGGTGGTGGAGTCCGAGTCTTGGACGGGACATGGACATGCTTGTATTCGGTCATTCCGGTGCTCCCCTTCTGGTTTTTCCCAGTAGCCTCGGGCGCTTCTATGAGTGGGAAGATTTTGGGATGATCGCGTCTCTGGCTCCCCAGCTGGAATCGGGTTCCAATCAA is part of the Rhodothermales bacterium genome and harbors:
- the pabB gene encoding aminodeoxychorismate synthase component I, with the protein product MADDNLIGHLAEPGTVLLDTILPDNLGRTTLLFSRPSNHIVAKDVHSVPAALALVDEYVDAGKWVAGFIAYEAGYGLELRFQDSKADGDLVWFGVYDDAREVSGELLSDLLGRRSVAGSFSIRASELGVGKSDYLASIASIRNHIREGDVYQINYTAPMRAEFEGDPMVLYETLRRRQPVPYAAYIQTDAQTILSLSPELFFTRDGTRIVTRPMKGTAPAGVDSGEAARLSEKLRLDPKNRAENLMIVDLLRNDLSMCCEPGSVIVSDLFGIQTYPTVIQMTSTVEGQLRSDAKYADVFRALFPSGSVTGAPKIRAMELIREIESIPRGVYCGAVGFVGPDENATFNVAIRTITIDGSVLTMGTGSGVVWDSVAEAEYEECLIKTRFLLDTHTS